One region of Streptomyces subrutilus genomic DNA includes:
- a CDS encoding phosphatidylglycerol lysyltransferase domain-containing protein, which yields MSSRIDGDKSGQVPSRVRRILRGPQPESVPGLVGTAVMIVGLLDIAAGVFPRFRHSRIHAVTEVLPGSLGPFAAALSISAGVLLLLLAHGLKRHKRRAWRAAVVLLPAGAAAQFTYRHSVIGVVIAAVLLALLLRHQSEFKALPDPRSRWKALANFVLMSAGSIGLGLVIVNVHPGKVVGNPGLYEQIKHVVYGLFGFEGPVDYAGRVSWTVGYSLGALGMLTALTTIYLAFRPEHPAARLTEDDEAKLRELLAKHGGRDSLGHFALRRDKAVVFSPSGKAAVTYRVVSGVMLASGDPIGDVEAWPGAIERFMEEAKAHSWTPAVMGCSETGGEVWTRETGLDALELGDEAIVDVKDFSLSGRAMRNVRQMVKRIERNGYTTKVRRVSELTGTELEQVRGAAEAWRGTDTERGFSMALGRVGDPGDGDCFIATAHRVEEGDTSPFGDLKAIQHFVPWGKDGMSLELMRRDRGADPGMNELLIVASLEAAPALGIEKVSLNFAMFRSALARGEKIGAGPVLRMWRNLLVFLSRWFQIESLYKFNAKFRPRWEPRFVVFRTTRDLPRIGFAAMQAEGFVTLALPRLFASRRRPKPVRTCAHHHMTPVPKHPEREAQAA from the coding sequence ATGTCTAGCAGGATAGATGGCGATAAGTCGGGACAGGTTCCGAGCCGGGTCCGCCGAATCCTCCGAGGCCCACAGCCGGAGTCGGTGCCCGGTCTGGTAGGTACGGCCGTCATGATCGTCGGCCTTCTGGACATCGCGGCGGGTGTCTTCCCGCGGTTCCGGCACAGCCGGATCCACGCGGTCACCGAGGTGCTGCCCGGCTCGCTGGGCCCGTTCGCGGCCGCCCTGTCCATCAGCGCGGGCGTCCTGCTCCTGCTGCTGGCCCACGGCCTCAAGCGCCACAAGCGGCGGGCCTGGCGGGCCGCCGTGGTCCTGCTGCCCGCGGGCGCCGCGGCGCAGTTCACGTACCGGCACTCGGTCATCGGCGTGGTCATCGCAGCGGTGCTCCTCGCCCTGCTCCTGCGCCACCAGAGCGAGTTCAAGGCCCTGCCGGACCCGCGCAGCCGCTGGAAGGCGCTCGCGAACTTCGTGCTGATGAGCGCCGGCTCCATCGGGCTCGGCCTGGTCATCGTGAACGTCCACCCGGGCAAGGTCGTCGGCAACCCCGGCCTCTACGAGCAGATCAAGCACGTGGTCTACGGGCTCTTCGGCTTCGAGGGTCCCGTGGACTACGCCGGCCGGGTGTCCTGGACCGTCGGGTACTCCCTCGGCGCGCTCGGCATGCTGACCGCGCTCACCACCATCTACCTGGCCTTCCGCCCCGAGCACCCGGCCGCCCGGCTCACCGAGGACGACGAGGCCAAGCTGCGCGAGCTCCTCGCCAAGCACGGCGGCCGCGACTCGCTGGGCCACTTCGCGCTGCGCCGTGACAAGGCCGTCGTCTTCTCCCCCAGCGGCAAGGCCGCCGTCACCTACCGCGTGGTCTCCGGCGTGATGCTCGCCTCCGGCGACCCCATCGGCGACGTCGAGGCCTGGCCCGGCGCCATCGAGCGGTTCATGGAGGAGGCCAAGGCCCACTCCTGGACCCCGGCCGTCATGGGATGCAGCGAGACCGGCGGCGAGGTCTGGACCCGCGAGACCGGCCTGGACGCGCTGGAGCTGGGTGACGAGGCGATTGTCGATGTCAAAGACTTCTCCCTCTCGGGCCGAGCCATGCGCAATGTCCGCCAAATGGTGAAGCGCATCGAGCGCAACGGCTACACCACCAAGGTCCGCCGGGTCAGCGAGCTCACCGGGACCGAGCTCGAGCAGGTGCGCGGCGCCGCCGAGGCCTGGCGCGGCACCGACACCGAGCGCGGCTTCTCCATGGCGCTGGGCCGGGTCGGCGACCCGGGCGACGGCGACTGCTTCATCGCCACCGCCCACCGCGTCGAGGAGGGCGACACCAGCCCCTTCGGCGACCTCAAGGCCATCCAGCACTTCGTGCCGTGGGGCAAGGACGGCATGTCCCTGGAGCTCATGCGCCGCGACCGCGGGGCCGACCCCGGCATGAACGAGCTGCTGATCGTCGCCTCTCTGGAGGCGGCCCCGGCCCTCGGCATCGAGAAGGTCTCCCTGAACTTCGCGATGTTCCGCTCGGCCCTGGCCCGCGGCGAGAAGATCGGCGCCGGCCCGGTGCTGCGGATGTGGCGCAACCTGCTGGTCTTCCTGTCCCGCTGGTTCCAGATCGAGTCGCTGTACAAGTTCAACGCGAAGTTCCGCCCCCGCTGGGAGCCCCGCTTCGTCGTCTTCCGCACCACCCGCGACCTGCCCCGCATCGGCTTCGCCGCCATGCAGGCCGAGGGCTTCGTCACGCTGGCCCTCCCCCGCCTGTTCGCCAGCCGCCGCCGCCCGAAGCCGGTCCGCACCTGCGCCCACCACCACATGACGCCCGTCCCCAAGCATCCGGAACGCGAAGCCCAGGCAGCCTGA
- a CDS encoding ABC transporter ATP-binding protein yields MIRFEHVTKRYPDGTTAVEDLSFEVAEGELVTLVGPSGCGKTTTMKMVNRLIEPTSGRILLGGEDISAADPVELRRRIGYVIQQVGLFPHKTVLENTATVPQLIGTPKAKARARAAELLELVGLDPAVYGGRYPEQLSGGQRQRVGVARALAADPPVLLMDEPFGAVDPVVRERLQNEFLALQKTVRKTILLVTHDLEEAIRLGDRIAVYGAGTIEQFAGPAAVLAAPATDYVASFVGSDRGLKRLAVTAIGPADLMAADSGSPAPAAAVELGASLREALAALLQEDSGRIGVTDPDSGELVGVLTPGGVHRALRRARLQEA; encoded by the coding sequence GTGATCCGATTCGAGCATGTGACCAAGCGCTACCCCGACGGGACGACGGCCGTCGAGGACCTGTCCTTCGAAGTGGCGGAGGGAGAGCTGGTCACGCTCGTGGGGCCGTCCGGCTGCGGCAAGACCACCACGATGAAGATGGTCAACCGCCTCATCGAGCCGACCTCCGGCCGGATCCTGCTCGGCGGCGAGGACATCTCCGCCGCCGACCCGGTCGAGCTGCGCCGCCGGATCGGCTACGTCATCCAGCAGGTCGGCCTCTTCCCGCACAAGACGGTGCTGGAGAACACCGCGACCGTGCCCCAGCTCATCGGCACCCCCAAGGCCAAGGCCCGCGCACGGGCGGCGGAGCTGCTCGAACTGGTGGGCCTGGACCCGGCCGTGTACGGGGGCCGGTACCCGGAGCAGCTGTCGGGCGGGCAGCGCCAGCGCGTCGGCGTGGCCCGCGCGCTCGCCGCCGATCCGCCGGTGCTGCTGATGGACGAGCCGTTCGGCGCGGTGGACCCGGTGGTGCGCGAGCGGCTGCAGAACGAGTTCCTGGCCCTGCAGAAGACGGTGCGCAAGACGATCCTGCTGGTCACCCACGACCTGGAGGAGGCGATCCGGCTCGGCGACCGCATCGCGGTGTACGGGGCGGGCACCATCGAGCAGTTCGCCGGCCCGGCGGCGGTGCTGGCCGCGCCCGCCACCGACTACGTGGCCTCCTTCGTCGGCTCCGACCGGGGGCTCAAGCGGCTCGCGGTCACCGCGATCGGACCGGCCGACCTGATGGCGGCCGACAGCGGCTCGCCGGCCCCCGCCGCGGCCGTGGAGCTGGGGGCGAGCCTGCGCGAGGCGCTCGCCGCCCTGCTGCAGGAGGACTCGGGCCGGATCGGGGTCACGGACCCGGACTCCGGCGAACTGGTCGGCGTACTGACCCCGGGGGGCGTCCACCGGGCCCTGCGCCGGGCCCGGTTGCAGGAGGCGTGA
- a CDS encoding alpha/beta hydrolase: MGLTSNTVLALAVLAGVLLFAATVWFWPKLSNRTWRAFAGRIGLLLATQLALFSAVGLAANKSFLFYGSWADLLGRETSMGKVVDHSMSSKDIKVVDKQKLDVPGGAKPQVGGQILKVAISGQKSKITSPGYVWLPPEYFQPQHKDENFPASIVLTGYPGTAENLIKGLDYPMKAFSLSKAGKMKPMILVMLRPTVAPPRDTECVDIPGGPQTETFFGVDLPQAIQDTFRVGKEPANMGFIGNSTGGYCALKIAAHYPQTFGAAAGLSAYYEAPDDPTTGDLFHGDGKLKQRADVLESIRDKKPTGTSFLVTSSEVGEPNLADTKKFIKMVKGPDRVSSIILDSGGHNFNTWRREIPPMLMWLSGRIQA; encoded by the coding sequence ATGGGTCTCACCAGTAATACGGTTCTGGCGCTGGCCGTCCTCGCCGGTGTGCTGCTGTTCGCCGCCACGGTCTGGTTCTGGCCGAAGCTCTCGAACCGCACCTGGCGCGCGTTCGCCGGCCGGATCGGACTCCTGCTGGCGACCCAGCTGGCGCTCTTCTCGGCTGTCGGTCTCGCGGCGAACAAGTCGTTCCTCTTCTACGGTTCCTGGGCCGACCTGCTCGGCCGGGAGACGTCCATGGGCAAGGTCGTCGACCACTCGATGAGCAGCAAGGACATCAAGGTCGTCGACAAGCAGAAGCTGGACGTACCGGGTGGTGCCAAGCCCCAGGTCGGCGGACAGATCCTGAAGGTTGCCATATCCGGGCAGAAGTCGAAGATCACGAGCCCGGGCTACGTCTGGCTCCCGCCGGAGTACTTCCAGCCGCAGCACAAGGACGAGAACTTCCCGGCGTCCATCGTCCTGACCGGGTACCCGGGCACCGCCGAGAACCTGATCAAAGGGCTCGACTACCCGATGAAGGCCTTCAGCCTGTCCAAGGCGGGCAAGATGAAGCCGATGATCCTGGTCATGCTGCGGCCGACGGTCGCGCCGCCGCGTGACACCGAATGCGTGGACATACCCGGCGGCCCGCAGACGGAGACCTTCTTCGGCGTGGACCTGCCGCAGGCCATCCAGGACACCTTCCGGGTGGGCAAGGAGCCCGCGAACATGGGCTTCATCGGCAACTCCACCGGCGGCTACTGCGCCTTGAAGATCGCCGCGCACTACCCGCAGACCTTCGGCGCCGCCGCGGGCCTGTCCGCGTACTACGAGGCCCCGGACGACCCGACGACCGGCGACCTGTTCCACGGGGACGGCAAGCTGAAGCAGCGGGCGGACGTCCTGGAGAGCATCCGGGACAAGAAGCCGACCGGTACGTCCTTCCTGGTCACCAGCAGCGAGGTCGGGGAACCGAACCTCGCCGACACCAAGAAGTTCATCAAGATGGTCAAGGGCCCGGACCGGGTCTCCTCGATCATCCTCGACAGCGGCGGCCACAACTTCAACACGTGGCGCCGCGAGATCCCGCCGATGCTGATGTGGCTGAGCGGCCGCATCCAGGCCTGA